A region of Pontiella agarivorans DNA encodes the following proteins:
- a CDS encoding ferritin family protein, with protein sequence MMDTFDTVEAVLDFAVRREQETVEFYENLAGRTDNLQLKKALTAFAGVEKGHKKKLLAAKEAGLAVGEPGGRVVDLKIGDYLVEVDAGPEMSFQDALVVAMKREKAAMELYADMASRISNAELKAMFEKLAREEAGHKLSFETAYEEHFMQDN encoded by the coding sequence ATGATGGACACATTTGATACTGTCGAAGCGGTGCTTGATTTTGCGGTCCGGCGGGAGCAGGAAACGGTTGAGTTTTATGAAAACCTTGCCGGACGGACGGATAATCTTCAGCTGAAAAAGGCGCTGACGGCGTTTGCCGGTGTGGAGAAGGGGCATAAGAAAAAACTGCTGGCGGCGAAGGAGGCCGGATTGGCCGTGGGTGAACCGGGCGGTCGCGTGGTTGATCTCAAAATCGGGGATTATCTGGTGGAGGTTGATGCGGGGCCGGAGATGAGCTTTCAGGATGCGCTGGTGGTGGCCATGAAGCGGGAAAAAGCGGCGATGGAGCTCTATGCGGATATGGCCAGCCGGATTTCGAATGCGGAACTTAAGGCCATGTTTGAAAAGCTGGCCCGGGAAGAGGCCGGGCATAAACTCAGTTTTGAAACGGCGTATGAGGAGCATTTTATGCAGGACAACTGA